One stretch of Pseudoalteromonas shioyasakiensis DNA includes these proteins:
- a CDS encoding TonB-dependent receptor — MKAMKRSTLATLINATLFSAVAGTSFSTLAADEASAAKNNQLEVIQITARKRVENAQEVPVAVSALQGDSLDAYSSAGMDIRFMNAKIPSLSIESSFGRSFPRFYVRGLGNTDFDLNASQPVSLVVDEVVQENAILKGFPVFDVARVEVLRGPQGTLFGRNTPAGLVKFDTVKPSQEFEGYGSVSYGSRGAVDFEGAVGGGLTDRLSTRVSVLWQEKDDYIDNRAPGFEQDDVLGGYTEKAARVQFLYEGDDFTGLFNYHVRDMDGTPIAFRGNAIKAGTNDLVDNFEHDVVYHDAASRATQQVESQGASLKLEWDINDLTLTSISAWESAEIYSRADIDGGYGASYLPDMGPGFIPFYSESADGIPDQDQYTQELRLSSNYAGDVNFQVGVFYFDEALTIENFSYDTYGSTPGELNGYVIQQQDTKAWAVFGSLDYTITDDLKITAGLRYSDDEKEFSANRTLSPAGGGALFLTENPSDDHVSWDLSANYKINDDVNWYARVANSFRAPSIQGRILFGDEVTVAESETVTSFETGIKSDVLDGQGRVNATVFYYTMDDQQLTAVGGGANFNRLVNADKTTGYGFELDTEWVLTDNLNATFNLSYNNTELDDKDLAVDVCAQCTVTNSLNSAGQAILDGNSLPHAPEWISNLTLRYSREVADGEFFTYADVSYRSEINYFLYESVEFEGKPLTEVGLRAGYAWAEGDNEYEVSAFVRNMFDEQQSIGAIDFNNNTAMVNEERYIGAEFKVSFF; from the coding sequence ATGAAAGCAATGAAAAGATCTACGTTAGCAACACTTATCAATGCAACGTTGTTCTCTGCCGTAGCAGGTACTTCATTTTCAACTCTTGCTGCAGACGAAGCCTCAGCAGCAAAAAACAACCAATTAGAAGTTATTCAAATCACCGCTCGTAAACGTGTAGAAAACGCACAGGAAGTACCTGTAGCTGTATCCGCTTTACAAGGTGACAGCTTAGATGCATACAGCTCAGCTGGTATGGATATTCGTTTCATGAACGCGAAGATCCCAAGCTTATCAATTGAATCTTCGTTTGGTCGTTCATTCCCACGCTTTTATGTTCGTGGTCTAGGTAATACTGACTTTGACCTAAATGCTTCACAACCTGTTTCTTTAGTGGTAGATGAAGTAGTTCAAGAGAACGCTATCTTAAAAGGTTTCCCTGTATTTGACGTAGCACGCGTAGAAGTTCTTCGTGGCCCACAAGGTACTTTATTCGGCCGTAATACACCGGCTGGTCTTGTTAAATTTGATACAGTTAAACCATCACAAGAATTTGAAGGCTATGGCTCAGTATCTTACGGTAGCCGTGGCGCAGTTGATTTTGAAGGTGCTGTTGGCGGTGGCTTAACAGATCGTTTATCAACACGTGTTTCTGTTCTTTGGCAAGAAAAAGATGATTATATTGATAATCGTGCACCAGGTTTTGAACAAGATGACGTATTAGGTGGTTACACTGAGAAAGCGGCACGTGTTCAATTCTTATATGAAGGCGACGACTTCACTGGTCTTTTCAATTACCATGTACGTGATATGGATGGTACGCCAATCGCATTCCGTGGTAATGCTATCAAAGCTGGTACTAACGATTTAGTAGATAATTTTGAGCACGACGTGGTTTACCACGATGCTGCTTCTCGTGCGACTCAGCAAGTTGAATCTCAAGGTGCAAGCTTAAAGCTTGAGTGGGATATCAACGATTTAACACTTACGTCAATCTCTGCATGGGAAAGTGCTGAAATCTATTCTCGCGCTGATATCGACGGCGGTTACGGTGCTAGCTACTTACCAGATATGGGTCCTGGTTTTATTCCATTCTATTCTGAAAGTGCTGACGGTATTCCAGATCAAGACCAGTACACGCAAGAACTTCGTTTATCTAGCAACTATGCTGGCGACGTAAATTTCCAAGTAGGTGTATTCTACTTTGATGAAGCGCTAACGATCGAAAACTTCAGCTACGACACTTATGGTTCAACGCCAGGTGAGTTAAACGGCTATGTTATCCAGCAACAAGATACCAAAGCATGGGCGGTATTCGGCTCATTAGATTACACAATCACTGATGATCTAAAAATCACTGCGGGTCTTCGTTACTCAGATGACGAGAAAGAATTCTCTGCGAACCGTACTTTAAGCCCTGCTGGTGGCGGTGCGCTTTTCCTTACAGAAAACCCAAGTGACGATCACGTTAGCTGGGATCTATCTGCTAACTATAAGATCAACGACGACGTAAACTGGTACGCACGTGTTGCGAACAGCTTCCGTGCACCAAGTATTCAGGGTCGTATCTTATTCGGTGATGAAGTAACTGTTGCTGAGTCTGAAACTGTGACGTCTTTCGAGACAGGTATCAAATCAGACGTTCTTGACGGCCAAGGTCGTGTAAATGCCACTGTGTTCTATTACACAATGGATGACCAACAATTAACAGCTGTAGGTGGTGGTGCAAACTTCAACCGTTTAGTTAATGCTGATAAGACAACTGGTTACGGTTTTGAGTTAGACACTGAGTGGGTATTAACTGACAACCTAAACGCAACATTTAACTTAAGCTACAACAATACTGAGCTTGACGATAAAGACTTAGCCGTTGACGTATGTGCTCAGTGTACTGTTACAAATTCTTTAAACAGCGCAGGTCAAGCTATTCTTGATGGTAATAGTTTACCGCACGCACCTGAGTGGATCTCTAACCTAACATTACGTTATAGCCGCGAAGTAGCTGACGGTGAATTTTTCACATACGCTGACGTGTCTTACCGTAGCGAAATCAATTACTTCTTATACGAGTCAGTTGAATTTGAAGGTAAGCCATTAACTGAAGTTGGTTTACGTGCCGGTTACGCTTGGGCTGAAGGCGACAACGAATATGAAGTATCAGCATTCGTTCGTAACATGTTCGACGAGCAACAATCAATCGGCGCTATCGATTTTAATAACAACACAGCAATGGTGAACGAAGAGCGTTACATCGGTGCTGAGTTCAAAGTAAGCTTCTTCTAA